A genome region from Platichthys flesus chromosome 12, fPlaFle2.1, whole genome shotgun sequence includes the following:
- the LOC133966088 gene encoding RING finger protein 122-like isoform X1 yields the protein MTTSLAPPRREKTQTQSQKHVSGFRLQKCFVDSNTFNPPIGQCRVGCLCDLGLQNSKLHCKMTSEDLFNLPLNIYIIILGIGLFVLMLSVFFCCYLFRLRRQGAREQYGYSEVVLKGAEKKLSLLGQTCAVCLEEFRSKDELGVCPCSHAFHKKCLLKWLEIRSVCPMCNKSICRLQPDPPQASERQQSLLEV from the exons atgacaacaagTCTTGCGCCAccgcggcgtgaaaagacgcagacgcagtcgcagaagcatgtttcaggcttcagacTTCAAAAGTGTTTCGTGGACTCAAATACTTTCAACCCCCCCATCGGCCAGTGTCGAGTAG GGTGTCTGTGTGACCTGGGATTGCAAAACTCCAAACTCCACTGCAAGATGACGTCCGAGGATCTCTTCAACCTGCCGCTCAACATCTACATCATCATCCTGGGCATTGGCCTCTTTGTCCTCATGCTCAGCGTCTTCTTCTGCTGCTACCTCTTCAG ATTGAGGCGACAAGGTGCTCGAGAACAGTATGGCTACAGTGAG GTTGTTTTGaaaggagcagagaagaaaCTGAGCCTTCTTGGT CAAACATGTGCGGTGTGTTTAGAAGAGTTTCGCAGTAAGGACGAGCTCGGGGTGTGCCCTTGTTCACATGCTTTTCACAAGAA GTGTCTGCTAAAATGGTTAGAAATCCGCAGCGTCTGTCCCATGTGCAACAAGTCCATTTGTCGTCTCCAGCCGGACCCCCCACAAGCATCCGAGCGACAACAAAGTCTCCTGGAGGTCTGA
- the LOC133966088 gene encoding RING finger protein 122-like isoform X2 — translation MHPVKWCNGCLCDLGLQNSKLHCKMTSEDLFNLPLNIYIIILGIGLFVLMLSVFFCCYLFRLRRQGAREQYGYSEVVLKGAEKKLSLLGQTCAVCLEEFRSKDELGVCPCSHAFHKKCLLKWLEIRSVCPMCNKSICRLQPDPPQASERQQSLLEV, via the exons ATGCATCCTGTCAAATGGTGTAACG GGTGTCTGTGTGACCTGGGATTGCAAAACTCCAAACTCCACTGCAAGATGACGTCCGAGGATCTCTTCAACCTGCCGCTCAACATCTACATCATCATCCTGGGCATTGGCCTCTTTGTCCTCATGCTCAGCGTCTTCTTCTGCTGCTACCTCTTCAG ATTGAGGCGACAAGGTGCTCGAGAACAGTATGGCTACAGTGAG GTTGTTTTGaaaggagcagagaagaaaCTGAGCCTTCTTGGT CAAACATGTGCGGTGTGTTTAGAAGAGTTTCGCAGTAAGGACGAGCTCGGGGTGTGCCCTTGTTCACATGCTTTTCACAAGAA GTGTCTGCTAAAATGGTTAGAAATCCGCAGCGTCTGTCCCATGTGCAACAAGTCCATTTGTCGTCTCCAGCCGGACCCCCCACAAGCATCCGAGCGACAACAAAGTCTCCTGGAGGTCTGA